One region of Salvia miltiorrhiza cultivar Shanhuang (shh) chromosome 3, IMPLAD_Smil_shh, whole genome shotgun sequence genomic DNA includes:
- the LOC131016765 gene encoding interactor of constitutive active ROPs 2, chloroplastic, protein MQTTKSRPGSLDVPPKPSPATPRTARKLKTPGSDPDSFSSPKSKTPKDKSPKVVGRSPRSPAIEKKRAPSRVSELEPQLAQLQDEMKKAKEQLSSSESWKRKAQQEAEEAKKQLAAMSAKLEETENQLKELSDSEEARLQELRKISQDRDRVWQSELEAVQKQHSMDSAALASALNEMQKLKLQLDRVTESEASQARHAESAHAEIQSLRIELTETLELVEKLKNQLNDCRESEAQAMEEVGKAQMLLEVVKTTEEALRLEQANARESYSLLLAELEQSKNEANALEELVSKLRADLGKSEGDVKSMCENGDEHEQPEMLEHEVDSLKRESDELRDALEAAERRYQDQYLQSTLQIRDAYELVKHSKSEALQRESELVEKLKESRVEIEELTAKLIEKEKALQSVPFDNNNSNSSLNLDVDENHVEVELNKLESDLEDLKASLLEKETQLQSITEENKMLKSEILKREMEKNKANDEALASTEAARAAEREALMKLGYLTEEADKSCRRTTRVTEELDAAQAANSEMEAELRRLKVQSDQWRKAAEAAAAMLSTGNNNGKYVERTGSLDYHTIGGKLGLPYSEDTDDESPKKKNGNMLKKIGVLLKKGQK, encoded by the exons ATGCAGACCACTAAATCGAG ACCTGGCTCTCTCGATGTCCCTCCAAAGCCTTCTCCTGCCACGCCTCGCACAGCCCGGAAGCTCAAAACTCCGGGATCAGATCCCGATTCATTTTCATCACCAAAGAGCAAAACACCTAAAGATAAAAGTCCTAAAGTTGTTGGTCGGTCTCCACGAAGCCCAGCAATAGAG AAAAAGAGAGCACCGAGCAGAGTGTCTGAATTGGAGCCTCAGCTGGCTCAGCTCCAGGACGAGATGAAGAAGGCGAAGGAGCAACTGAGTTCGTCTGAGTCATGGAAGAGGAAGGCTCAGCAGGAGGCTGAGGAAGCTAAGAAGCAGCTTGCAGCCATGTCAGCTAAGCTCGAAGAAACTGAGAACCAACTGAAGGAACTCTCCGACTCTGAGGAAGCTCGGCTGCAAGAGCTACGTAAGATATCTCAGGATCGAGACAGAGTTTGGCAGTCAGAACTGGAGGCTGTGCAGAAGCAGCACTCGATGGACTCTGCTGCACTGGCTTCTGCGCTAAACGAGATGCAGAAGCTCAAGCTTCAGTTAGATCGGGTAACTGAGTCTGAAGCTTCTCAAGCTAGGCATGCTGAGTCGGCTCATGCTGAGATTCAGAGCCTGAGAATCGAGCTCACAGAAACTCTTGAGTTGGTGGAGAAGCTCAAGAACCAGTTGAATGATTGCAGAGAATCTGAAGCTCAGGCCATGGAGGAAGTTGGCAAAGCTCAAATGCTGCTGGAAGTTGTGAAAACTACTGAAGAAGCACTACGGTTGGAGCAAGCCAACGCCAGGGAATCCTACAGCTTGTTGCTGGCTGAGCTGGAGCAGTCGAAGAATGAAGCAAATGCACTTGAGGAACTTGTCAGCAAACTCAGGGCTGATCTTGGTAAAAGTGAAGGTGATGTTAAGTCCATGTGTGAAAATGGTGATGAACATGAGCAGCCAGAGATGTTGGAACACGAGGTTGATAGTCTGAAACGCGAATCAGATGAGTTAAGGGACGCGCTTGAAGCTGCTGAAAGGAGGTATCAAGATCAGTACCTCCAGAGCACATTGCAGATTAGAGATGCATACGAGCTAGTGAAACACTCAAAATCAGAGGCACTGCAGAGAGAATCCGAATTGGTGGAGAAGTTAAAAGAATCCCGGGTTGAGATTGAGGAGCTGACGGCAAAGCTGATTGAAAAGGAAAAGGCATTGCAAAGTGTTCCATTTgacaacaacaacagcaacagCTCGCTAAATCTTGATGTGGACGAAAACCATGTAGAAGTAGAGCTAAACAAGTTGGAATCCGACCTAGAAGATCTGAAAGCAAGCTTATTGGAGAAGGAGACGCAGCTCCAAAGCATCACAGAAGAAAACAAGATGCTCAAATCCGAAATCTTGAAAAGGGAGATGGAGAAAAACAAGGCAAACGACGAGGCCCTTGCTTCAACAGAGGCAGCAAGAGCTGCTGAAAGAGAGGCCCTGATGAAGCTCGGATACCTAACTGAAGAGGCCGATAAAAGCTGCAGAAGAACCACGAGGGTCACTGAAGAGCTCGATGCTGCTCAGGCTGCAAACTCTGAGATGGAGGCTGAGTTGAGGAGGCTGAAGGTGCAGTCGGACCAGTGGAGGAAGGCGGCTGAGGCAGCTGCGGCGATGCTCTCCACTGGAAACAACAACGGGAAGTACGTCGAAAGAACAGGATCCTTGGACTACCACACAATTGGCGGCAAGTTAGGCCTGCCTTACTCTGAAGATACAGATGATGAGTCCCCCAAGAAGAAAAATGGGAACATGCTGAAGAAGATTGGTGTGTTGTTGAAGAAAGGGCAGAAGTAG